The Papaver somniferum cultivar HN1 chromosome 6, ASM357369v1, whole genome shotgun sequence genome segment agctcggtggagctttgatacccaaggcctcaccgatattacaaggcggcgcagtcacgcattcaacttacataaaccgccaagaacttcgaagtatgcttaaaagagtaaccaatatttttcgattgACTTtactgttaagctcgttaccttatcggtctcgttctagtcataattttaggcttaggttcgcgtatgttacgtgttcctaaagcgggcaagaagagaacggtgatgaaatccgaacccttatcttgtatggccaggccttgccctttactagaaaaataaatgtccgtattcagtcctcaacatatatgcatacgaaggagtccagtaactcgctgacaggagattcacgagtgtttagaatcttacctcctgttccagacgggggatgaatcggttgtagtcgactcgggccactgactccgatgtctagtgtacgaacccaaggtgcagagacaatatcgtaattgtcctccttctctgcaaacagtttatatttaaagtacccttccgtagggtaataaaaaaaaagaatgtcccaaagtccaaaaaagatatagaaaaattacaaaaataataaaccctaatacaatttttttttaaataaaataaacaaactctaaactaaaattgtctaaaataaaattgtcttcttttctgttctttttgcttaaaTCTTtatctccaagtctttatgaaatcaccaaactccttggctcaattttctttatgatcctgAACCTGtatacacaagataaatacccaaaaacataaaaagaacaaaaataataataataaaaaataaataaaataaaataaatctaaaaccctaaaaacaagtccgtgtCGGAGGTgccaaaattgatgtgatttgtagatagtggtaaaagtggttcgattctcagacttgtgaaggatattaattagacttaaattctaatattaaaatagaaaactcactaaaaattataccaaactcaatcaaagatgatatcaatactaaaagaaacactgaggctaagattccactattttccaagttcaaagtgattaaaccaatacttatatttatgcaattttcttgtttaatttgattctaaaatattgcaacaagtagattttcaaaagtaataattgtaaataccaagtatgaagcatcaaaagtcttaaaactaagcatactccatcaaaatagatcataatcactcaaataaaaatcatattcaataatagttcaaagcaaacaatcatataattattgcaaataaaaagataaaatagaatataccactttttgttggaaaaatagcttcctctatcgcctcagcaatggggtttagctcctcatattaatcacttgcttaaaatattggtttatggttcaaaagttgattaaaaggaatgaagacAATAAAACATacaatttgcaacgctgtattggcgctACAAAGAAGCTGTTACAGAGACCTGTTGGTTACTGTAGCAGTGTTACAAATTGAGACGCCTAAGTGTTGAGATATTAAGACTGACAAAACGACTGTTTTGAATGGTGTttgttcttcaacttcttcttcttctcctactGGTGTAACTCGCTCTACAACTCGACTGATTCTTCTCTGTTGGGTTCTAAACTtctcttaaggtttccaaactccAGACTTCTTTTCCTTGACCTCACCATAGGCTATATATACATCTTCGGGAAAAAATATCTCGATTAATCATTCCAATATTATCTCTTTTCCTCCACCACAAGTTTCGGGAATAATTCTCCCCAAATCTTTCTGACGCGTCTTCTGGCGTATTTTACACTTTCCAAACTCTTCAAAGGATGTACTGATATCGAATAGAGCATCTTAGTTACTCATCTGgccacgtaacttccataaacAGAGAAACAAATCTCGGAAACTTTCTCCGTCTCTGTTTTTACGTAACTCACGTTACTCTCCTATTTCTTCGAAACCAAACTGCTTACCGTTCCTATCTTGTCGCAAAGTGTTGGTCTGAATTTATTCCCATGAAAAACTCCGCTATACCTCTCTCGAATCCTTCCCTGAAAACCCGAGAAACCCATCCTCCACTGTTTCAATCAAATTCGGTGATCCGGACCTACTTAATCAAATCCGATGGACCTATCCACCCTGTTTAACCTTAAGAAGTCTGTCCCAACCAATATTAACGATCGAGTCTCTTTAAATCTTGCCGAAAAATCCAACCCTAAGTCTGAACTTTGTTGgacaaactttcccgccaaatttgagatTTGAatagttgaagatgacctccccttatctgtgactGGTCTTCCTTAAGCAATTGGGGTGTAGATAGCCATAGGGcgccccttagtaactgggtgccccttatccaaactcgagggtccgtatagtaggTTTTTCCGGGtgcttttatcaacttttcgagccaattttttccaaaaatgtttattggccaaaaatacctacaaataaataaaacaccataataagtacaaaaatgagccctaacaatacatagaatcgagacaaatcggacacaaaaatgtgtctatcattatgCAGTTTATTTTTATGCAGAATCACACATAAATTAGTGAGGATTCATACCAGaaacttcctttctcttcacaacatctttctttgccttctttttcATCTTCACCAGTGGTTGTTGGTCACTATcactttctcctttttcatcttcaatatcaTCAGGTAAAATTGATGTTAAAACCAAAGAGTGGGTAAGTTATAGAGCAAAATAAATTATGGGTAAACATATTTAGGATGAAAATTTCACCAGAAACGTTTCTCTTCTtagatttgttcttctttttgggATTTCCGTCTTCTGGTTCATCATCGGCTTCTGGTACAACAaaacttaaaatttaaaaaaaaaatatggaaaaaacaaaatcaaaacactaACAGATGAAGTAAATGCCAAATCTcaccattgtttttctttttcttcaactgaatttctccttctttgtcttcaacatcaagaacataagttaaaatcgaaaaaaaaataatcaaatctaGTTTCAATACCTGAATCATGCAATAATACATCGATTAAAACTAGTTTCAATACCTgatttcttttgtttcttcttctgaaGACGCGTTTTTGAaggtgtttcatccatttttgctgaaactgaatTCTAGGGTTAAACAGTAAGTAGTTATAGGGTTACTGTTTAGAATTTAAAATTGATTTATAGGGTTTGATAAACTAACAGATGATTGTTTTCTTTGAATGATGGAGAAGaaaatctttgcagatccgttacagaATTAATGGAGGAAAGAGTTAATGGAGGAATAGAGGAATAGAGAAAGAAGAACGGTAAGAAACTGATGGGGAATAAATGTGCGGACCGTTTCTAGAGTTAATGTAACTGTATGAACGACTGAAGGTATTGACGTCCTTCCGcacgttaaaaatatttttaaattattatgggtgcgactgtagagaaaattaattgtgggcctgagggtaaaaaaaaaaaatctgggcCTCCCCCTAATTTTCCCTATTTCTAATGGTAATCTTTTTTTTAgggaaaactacagggagacccattttaCAGATTCTTCCCACTATGAAACCCACGTTCAGAAATTCTCAGGCACGCGCCCATTTTCTAGGATAAAATATCTCTCACACCcagaatttcttcttcaattagttGTAACGCTCACGGAGCTAATACCAGCGAATCCCAATTTAAGACCATAACTAAACGACTAACCAATTCAGCCAATATAAATCTCCACTTCCTTGACCAAACTTCAAAATACAGATTCACACTAAAACCCATTTTACAATATAAGGTTGCACAATAATTGGCTATTTGTTTACTACTTACAGTTCGTAAGCTTCACCAATGTGGATTTCTCAAAAGGTTTTCGGCTTGGATGGGTTATTTTACCTAATATGGTTAAATTTGCATCATTGGTAACTTACTGTTCCTCATGTTTCTCTCCAGCTCTTGAACCTTCGAAGATTTGGAGAACAAGACTTAACTTCAATTTCACACGACATTCAGTAACTTGGCTAAaggagatgaaactgatgatgtttGTTTCCCTCATTCGTTTCCTTAAGGTTCATAATTCAATGTTGATGATGACGACACCAAGGAAGACATACCCATAGACTATTGTTTTATGTGTGGCAAAGTCTTATTTGAAAGAATATAAAAATGTTTTGATATTTTTAATCAATTTTCTATATAATCCTTTAacaatctttttttatttttttattttttatttttggaaaggaGAGGGGGTTAAGGGGACCCAACCAAACACatgaaaacaagaataaaaaaacaaaaaaaaacgttcTACAACAGAAACGCAAAGGAAGCTACAAGGGACAAACCCCTTGGCCAAAACTATCTGTAGTAAACTTTACCATTGGCGTCATCTAGAACTTTTTTCTTCAGGAAAAGAACTAGGGTGTATCTCGACAAACCTACTACCATCAAGTCTGAAGCTTGCGATGAGATCCGCAGAACCATTAGCTTCTCTACAAGTATGAGATGAAGAACATCTGGCAAACTGAGCCTTAAGCCTTTTTATGGACTCCCACACATGATGGCAGGTCCAGGGAggtttacttccatcttctttgagATATCTTAAAGCTGTCATTGAATCTGTTTGAATGAAAACTTTCGGAAACCCTTTAAGCTGCGCAAGTTGAAGACCTGCTTCAATACCTTGTAGCTCATGCACAGTGATCGAGGAAGGAACTGTGCTGCCTGTTACAACACCAAGAGGAGTGTCGTGTTCATCACGTATAGTAGCCCCATACCCCGCCCCTTCATCACACAAGGACCCATCAGAGTTAATTGCCACCTCCCCTGTCTCTGGTTTCTGCCAGATAATATCCTTTTGGGTAGGCAAATAGAACTCAACTGTGCACCTCATTCTTGCAGCCAAATCGCGCGACTCATTGCAGTCAGGCATTGAAGCCTTGCAAGAGGCCATCCGCAGTCTAACATCATCGATGATTTTATAGAAGATAACACTAGCATGCACACTTATTTGAGTAAAGGTTCTCCTGTTCCTTTCACCCAAAATATGATAAATATAGGCATTAAAAATGAGCTTTTTGATAGTACCTACAGCATTGACTCCTTTAATATCTTCCACACACCAACGAATCTGGTCATCCCAGTCAGTATGAACTGTTTCCCTAAGCCCCATAAGCCGCTGAAGATATCTCCAGATGTCGGAAGAGTAGCTGCAACCAAAGAATAAGTGGTAGTCATCTTCTAGCATAGAGTTACAAAGGCCGCAAACTGGATCCACGTCCATTCCCCGTGAGAGAAGTTTGAACTTGGTTTTCAAGCCTCGGTTAAGTCCAACCCAAACTATAAAGCATTGCCTAGGTATGCAGTAGGGAAACCAGACCAATTTGTGCCAATTCTTCTTAGTCTCTTTATGCCTTAGAGCATTATAGTTATCTTTGAGCACAAATTCTCCGGTTTTTCCAGCAGTCCACACCACTCTGTCATTGATAAGGTGGTCGGTTCTAACTTCTTCAACCTGCAGCTATATTCCCCAGAACGTTTCTCAAGATGGGAGATAAACTCCAAACCCCATCAATCAAGCAACTGCTAACTTTAGCCTCAATGTGATGCGGGGTATCATACTGCATGTGAGGAGGGGAGAGACTCAACAGATTGCCTTACCCACCCAGTTATCTTTCCACAATTTGGTGTTTTTACCATCGCCGATAAGGTGAAGAACAAACTGCGTCGCAATACTTCTATGCTCCAAGATGCGCCTCCAGCACCAAGAACAGGCCAAGGGGGCTTTCATGTGCCATAAGGCTTGTTGCTTGATAAGGTTGGCATGTACCCATTTGACCCATATTGTATTCTTGTTGCTTGTTAAGTCCCATATGTGCCTGAGATTAGCCGCAGTATTCATGGTGGCAATGCACCTAATTCCCAACCCTCCCTCTATGGTAGGATGACAAATGGTCGTGGAAGAAAATAGACAACAGGCAATCTAGCTAATCAATGAATGATTCAGTAGGATGTACTGAATTGTGTAAATGTACATAGTACTAATGAAGTAACTGACAATTATCTCCCATTTTATGGAGGTGTGAATTCATTCATTAAAGTTATTTATACGTCGCTTGAGTATAATGTAGCTCATACTCCTCCGTGTTATGGATCTATAGGAAGCCGCTGCCAACAATAGCTGTCAGCTCGCACCCCAAATCCAAAATGAAAAATACGGGCGAAGCCAAGACACACCAAGTGAAAAATACTTAGAGTCGGGGCGAGGCGAGCCAAgccaaaccaaatcaaaaatcctaagagacgcggcgaggcgaagccgagccacatcaAAATATAAAATGTATGGGGACGGTGCGAAGTGAAGCCGAACCACACCAAATCAGAAATCCTAAACATGAATTGGGACGGGGCGAGGCAAAGGCAAGCCAAGCATGCATTGGGACGGCCAAATCAAAAAATACAAAGCATGTATCGGGacgaggcgaggcgaagccgaactACACCCAATTAAAAAATTCTAAGCATGCATCAAGACGGAGCGAGGCAAAGTGATTTTCAGGTCCGCCCGATGCATAGCACGGACACAAAATCTGGTAGGAAACTAAAAAGCAGACGGGAGGAGGttccagaaagaaaaaaaagtgaaaaatacttGTTAGTACGCTAAAACGGATTCACAATTCTAGACATGTATCATAATTACCCTTTTTAACTTCTTTATTAATCCAGAGC includes the following:
- the LOC113291328 gene encoding uncharacterized protein LOC113291328; this encodes MDVDPVCGLCNSMLEDDYHLFFGCSYSSDIWRYLQRLMGLRETVHTDWDDQIRWCVEDIKGVNAVGTIKKLIFNAYIYHILGERNRRTFTQISVHASVIFYKIIDDVRLRMASCKASMPDCNESRDLAARMRCTVEFYLPTQKDIIWQKPETGEVAINSDGSLCDEGAGYGATIRDEHDTPLGVVTGSTVPSSITVHELQGIEAGLQLAQLKGFPKVFIQTDSMTALRYLKEDGSKPPWTCHHVWESIKRLKAQFARCSSSHTCREANGSADLIASFRLDGSRFVEIHPSSFPEEKSSR